In Danio aesculapii chromosome 12, fDanAes4.1, whole genome shotgun sequence, the sequence agatatataattaaataagttTACAAGGATGTTGGGGGAATAATacttatttatgcaggaatttttgtctgctccttaacacaaatttccaattagccaatcacatggcggcaatagaagattggagaaacgttgcctggtcttatGAGTCTAGATTTCTGCTACAACATTCAGATgttcgggtcagaatttggcatcaacaacatgaaagcatggatccatcttgccttgtatcaacggttcaggctgctttgggtggtgtaatggtgtgggggatattttcttggcacactttggcctcattagtaccaattgagcatcgcgtcaacaccacagcctacctgagtattgttgctgaccatgtccatccccttatggccagtgtacccatcttctgatggctacttccagcaggataacacgccatgtcataaagcacgaatcctctcagactggtttcttgaacctgacaatgagttcactgtactcaaatggcctccacagtccccagaactcaatccaatagagcacctttgggatgtggtggaacaggagattcgcatcatggatgcgcagccgacaaatctgcagcaactgtgtgatgctatcatgtcaatatggagcaaagtcTCAGAGGAATATTACCAGTACCATGgcattgaatctatgccacgaaggattaaggcagttctgaaggcaaaggggggtgcaacccggtactagtaaggtgtacctaataaagtggccggtgagtgtatgttgtgCATGCctcagtcaaataaataaattcaaatcaaGGTGGCATTAAAAAAAGTTGCTTTCATTCACTAACTTAAtgcatactattattattattattattattattattattattattattgttgttgttgttaatcaCTTCTGTGTTTATATTTTTTCATGACATGGTAATAAGGGCTTTTGGATAACTAAATAACGAAAAACATAattgtgaaaaacaaaaaataataaaaatataaaaagaataaagatgtgggtaaaagtttttttttacattaattattataattgtgttgtttaattttatcataattattttttatagctTTTTATTATCTGATATTGTTtcagcaataaaataaacaataaacacactTTCTAATGCTGAAACAAATTGTTTATTTCACTGTGAActctcaaaattatttttttatcaaaattacAAGTCTAGTCCATGGATATTCGCAAACACAAGTGGTAGTAACTCTTTTTTTATtggttaattattttttatttttttatttaaacataattttaactggacaatgtatatatgtatactttttatttttaaaaattgttatttaaaaaaatattattatatttattgttgttgttgttgttgttgttgttgttgttatatctATGGGGAAAGAAGAAATACGAAGTCTTGTTTGTGGAGCTGCGCAAATGCGGCGCATCATTGACGTGCATAATAACCTTGCGTTACGTCAGACAGCAGCGCCTCAAACATGGCAGACAAGAGTAGCCAAGGGGAGCCCAAACCTGAAGCCCAGTTTGCCAAGAGAATTGACCCGACAAAAGAAGCCCTGACCAAAGAACAGCTGCAGTTCATCCGGCAGGTGGAGATGGCGCAGTGGAAGAAGAAAACAGACAAGCTCCGGGGCAGAAATGTGGCGACAGGACTCGCTATCGGCGCGGTGGTGCTCGGTATCTGTATCCTTTACCTCTGTTACACAAGGTTATGTCAGCAGCACTTACTACTGTTACCAGTGCTGGGAGAGACAGTCAGATGATTACTACTATCACTAGTATGAGAATGAAAGAATGagttatatttattcagattaCTACACGTGGGTGAAAGTTACATGATCTTACAATGTGACGAGTGCTGATGTCATGATGATATTGAGGTAAGGCTGGTTTCGTTCAGTGACAcgctccttatattgtttaccatggtactttaaatatttggtctgaaatcacatgcaagtttgacttcaaatcaacattagcaccatttatttgattgtgaacaatgttgtactttgatagtcattggctgctaatatgatttcactatttagaatttgcaaagaatactttgcAATTAAGGACAAAGTCATactgtgtgaatataaatcaactttacctcaatgtcatGATGATAAGCTGTGGATTTAGATATGTCATGTAGTTTTAACTTCATTTATTTGGTAACGCTTTAGAATAATGATCCAtaagttcatgtatttactaacatcaagTATGattaatcttgtaaagcatttattaataatagttcgACATTAacttatgcattattattatatatatatatatatatatatatatatatatatatatatatatatatatatatatatatacacacacacacacacacacacacacacacacacacacatatatatatatatatatatatatatacacacacacacacacacacacacatatatatatatatatatatatatatatatatatatatatacatacacacacacacacatatatatatatacacatacatatatatatatatatatatatatatatatatatatatatatatatatatatatatatatacatatatatacacatacatatatatatacacatacatatatatacacacacatatatatatacacatatatacatacatatatatacatatatacatatatatacatatacacatatacacatacatatatatatatatatatatatatatatacatatatatatatatatatacatacacacatatatatatatacatatacatacatatacacatatatatatatacatatacatacatatacacatatatatatacatatacatacatatacacatatatatatacatatacatacatatacacatatatatatacatatacacatatatatatatatatatatatatatatatatatatatatatatatatatatatatatatatatatatatatatatatatatacacacatacacatatagatGTATCTCACCTCACTGTTGTTCAAGCATTTCCCTTCACCAGCGGTTGCCAGATGGCTACACTTTCTACTCCGTATCCCAAGAAAAAATCATGGATGAAATAGACGAAGAAGCAAAAGTGCGTATACCGAAGACTGGAGCAAACTGAAGGAGCTGTGATGCTCAGAACTGTCCACACGGACACCGAGGAGAGCGACTGAGTgcacatccatccattcagtctGAGACTCTTGCCAAGGATTGCTATTAAAAAGCAGTTTGTGGAGTATGTTAGTGGAGACCTGGAAACCGAATGCCATTATGATGAAGACTGCAGCAGTGTTTATACTACTGCTGATTTTACTGGAGTGCAAATACATGCAGGATCAGAATGAGAGTAATTTAAATAATAGCCATGTTGTTGTCGGTTTCTTTTGTgtatatttgtcttttttatgaACACAATAAATGTGTCCTAAAAATAAGTGGATTATTTGAGTTTTTATCAATTGCTTTGGCACTTTTCTCAGATCCATAATGAagatctctgttaaacatcattttttggTATGTGTTCTGTACGTTTTCCTGCATTATGAACGTTATAGAGCAGTGATATTATGCAACGCTGTTaactagctggggactattttcaggcgcTGCGTAATATCATTCCACCTGCTGCAACCTATGGAAGACGAagcctgcaaaaacaataaataaatacatcaagaaataaataaatccacaaattcctgcatcaaacaattaaataaataaaaatacatgcataaattCCTGCAcacgtaaaacaataaataaataaataaacatgcaaacaaatatgtaaataaacacataaaatcctgcataaaacaataaataaatacatcaataaataaataaatccataaattcctgcatacataaaacaataaataaataaacatgcaaacaaatatgtacataaacacaaaatcctgcataaataaaacaataaataaatacatcaataaataaataaatccataaattcctgcataaataaaacaataaataaataaataaacatgcaaacaaataaataagtaaataaatacataaaatccagcataaataaaacaataaataaataaatccacaaattcctgtatcaaacaataaaataaataaataaatccataaattcctgcatacataaaaccataaataaataaataaac encodes:
- the LOC130238194 gene encoding cytochrome c oxidase assembly factor 3 homolog, mitochondrial, translated to MADKSSQGEPKPEAQFAKRIDPTKEALTKEQLQFIRQVEMAQWKKKTDKLRGRNVATGLAIGAVVLGIYGYTFYSVSQEKIMDEIDEEAKVRIPKTGAN